In the genome of Candidatus Eisenbacteria bacterium, one region contains:
- a CDS encoding PQQ-binding-like beta-propeller repeat protein has protein sequence MELQPVRSWRVDPSQTLVLPPFQRIWEGGIGGRIEGGMTHAGRLVIVTSLNRRCAAFDFLTGRRVWRVKLPDRPVGPPEVAGGCVWIIVGPQKSRLLAFDLLTGHRILEQSIPPSLGPAVVQDSVVITTALSGEILGFRRSSNRRGESDGELHLLWKKTLEGGFRNGPLAWNDSLLIAGALDGSIAGLRIKDGEILWKLPVGGAVYGLTPYRDDLVATLYNGEIVGFSPEDGELLWKRSVQGPLLTPAATSENIIVTAATGGEITAIDPYRGILWETTMKQVVVTRPVMTSEAVLIATRRGALVGLNRWKGTRDWSLTFKNPLLVPPCVTPQRLLIADGRGGLRAFHHGGSTGTVISESRQNDIEMSQLGVPADSAWLSVQSIPQGRGILIDGAFAGWTPLDSVHVASGFHRIALRDSAGRSAGLPLRARDMQLSADSHERVTFYPELTIRLETSPTGVFVSEQGNPIGSTPLAVRQREGMPLRLSYPGFQDTLLTIGPQTSSPLRIRMKASDDAGPGSGWNALRRNQAERPWYTKSWVRWGAPVLAVAAGAAAVYLRRQGNDAYNDYRGTGDTDAMRRYFDRAERFDRGSIVSWVTAELFFGLSFYSWIRHDEELEKAADLPGTLSHPPDFRRRKGGMP, from the coding sequence ATGGAACTTCAACCGGTCCGCAGCTGGAGAGTCGATCCCTCGCAGACCTTGGTGCTGCCACCCTTTCAGCGGATTTGGGAAGGAGGGATTGGGGGACGCATCGAGGGGGGCATGACGCATGCCGGCCGGCTGGTTATCGTGACCAGTCTCAACAGGCGGTGCGCGGCCTTTGACTTCCTCACGGGCCGGCGCGTGTGGCGCGTTAAACTTCCCGACCGGCCGGTCGGCCCCCCCGAGGTCGCCGGAGGTTGTGTTTGGATTATTGTCGGTCCCCAAAAATCGAGGCTGCTGGCCTTTGATCTCCTGACGGGCCACCGGATTCTGGAGCAGAGTATTCCTCCCAGCCTGGGCCCGGCCGTCGTCCAGGACAGCGTGGTGATCACGACAGCCTTATCCGGAGAGATCTTGGGATTTCGAAGAAGCTCCAATCGCCGGGGGGAATCCGACGGAGAACTTCACCTGCTGTGGAAGAAGACCCTTGAAGGCGGCTTCCGGAACGGACCCCTGGCTTGGAATGATTCCCTCCTCATTGCCGGCGCCCTGGATGGATCTATTGCGGGCCTACGGATTAAAGATGGCGAAATCCTCTGGAAGCTCCCGGTCGGCGGAGCTGTCTATGGTTTGACTCCCTATCGGGATGACCTGGTGGCCACCTTATACAATGGGGAGATCGTTGGATTCAGTCCCGAGGACGGGGAGCTTCTTTGGAAGCGTTCGGTTCAGGGTCCTCTGCTGACGCCGGCCGCCACCTCTGAAAATATTATTGTGACGGCCGCCACCGGCGGTGAGATCACGGCGATCGATCCGTATCGGGGAATACTCTGGGAAACGACGATGAAGCAGGTTGTCGTGACACGCCCGGTGATGACCTCTGAAGCTGTTCTGATAGCGACACGCCGCGGCGCGCTCGTCGGTCTCAACCGCTGGAAGGGCACCCGGGATTGGTCTTTAACATTTAAAAATCCTTTGCTGGTTCCTCCCTGTGTCACCCCGCAGCGACTGCTTATCGCCGATGGGCGGGGAGGGCTGCGGGCCTTTCATCATGGGGGTTCGACGGGAACGGTCATCAGTGAATCGCGCCAGAATGATATCGAGATGTCCCAGCTCGGTGTTCCGGCCGATTCGGCTTGGCTATCGGTTCAATCGATTCCACAGGGCCGCGGGATTCTCATCGATGGGGCGTTCGCCGGATGGACGCCGCTTGATTCGGTGCATGTCGCCTCCGGCTTTCACAGGATCGCGCTTCGCGACTCGGCGGGGCGATCCGCCGGTTTGCCTCTTCGCGCAAGGGACATGCAGCTGAGCGCCGACAGCCACGAGAGGGTCACATTTTATCCCGAGCTCACGATCCGGTTGGAAACATCCCCGACAGGTGTCTTTGTTTCTGAACAGGGCAATCCCATCGGTTCAACGCCGCTGGCCGTCCGTCAGAGAGAGGGAATGCCTCTGCGTTTAAGCTACCCTGGTTTCCAGGACACCCTGCTGACCATCGGGCCGCAAACATCATCGCCCCTCAGAATTCGCATGAAAGCATCCGATGATGCGGGACCGGGCTCCGGATGGAATGCTCTCCGCCGGAATCAGGCCGAGAGGCCATGGTATACAAAATCATGGGTGCGCTGGGGCGCGCCGGTGCTGGCGGTGGCCGCCGGCGCCGCGGCGGTTTATTTGCGGCGGCAGGGGAATGACGCCTACAACGATTATCGCGGGACCGGCGATACCGATGCGATGCGCCGCTATTTTGACAGGGCGGAACGTTTTGACCGGGGATCTATTGTTTCATGGGTTACGGCGGAGCTCTTCTTTGGTCTGAGTTTTTACAGCTGGATCCGGCATGATGAAGAATTGGAGAAGGCCGCCGATCTTCCCGGTACGCTGTCGCATCCGCCGGATTTCCGTCGACGGAAAGGCGGAATGCCATGA